A segment of the Zingiber officinale cultivar Zhangliang chromosome 8B, Zo_v1.1, whole genome shotgun sequence genome:
ttcttgaaactctacgaagaaccgaaaGAAGtcaaatccaactcctcgatggacaccaagtcatcGTCAGAAGAATTCGAGATCGAGGAAGTTACCAAAACAACTCTTATAGCCGAATACCTACCTAAAGATAATGAAAGCTCATCCGAGATGAGCATTAATGAATGAGGAGAgtcttcagaagaaagcagcgatgaagggaaaggaacatcagaagaaagcagctctACAAGGGGAGTATCAGATTCATaaatcaacaaggtaagtcaggtacgatctctatcTCCGGATAAATtggttaaatttataaaaatgttgTTGAAGagttcttgcaaattagaaatagaaaataaaaaattattaaaagaaaataataagttaaaaggaactttagcaatgtattagaggattttgacaagataaaaatagaaaataaaaaattagaaataggAATAAAAAATCTTGCATGCTCATATGTTCAACAAGCTCGAAATAATAATAGACTAAATTAGCAATTTAGATATCAttagggtcaaattagaaaattattatcaaaaaaatatCTCTAAGAAATTTTGATTAATCCTGTTGGATATAATTTATATTGGATACCAAAATcgtacttaaattaaatttttttcgcATGCCCTaatttttaactaaattaaagtttttattttctaatgttttcaaataaatttctttacataatttatgttataaattaattagaatttaatttttctgAGAAAGATAATTTCATCTCTTCTCAATGGaacttttttttagaattttctattcattatatttttttatgaatttttctcacaaaaatcatatttttttcaatttaaaattgGTTCAAAGAGGTATTTTTTTGCAAACTTTACTTTTCTAAAAAATTCTTCTCATATTATtgattaaagaaaatatttttttaaaaatttattgaccattgtattatttttctatgattttttatcatattttaaatgttaaaaatttgatttttgttcaaattttgaaaaataatgtttCTGTAAAAATGCATGCTCTATTTCATTTTTAGAAACTTTTCCACGATTTCCTTGAGTCTAGAAattatctttaaatttttttaatacaaccttttgtagaaaatattttattattgcttAAAATCAATTCAATCTTTCGTAAAAATTTTATCACAGCTTTTGGATATTTctctgatttttaaattctcagaattttttgaacaattaaaaataatttctttcaaAAGTGTTATTATAAATCAAGATCTTCAAAACATAaacttcttgatttttttttatgatagtcACTATATTTTATCCCTTAGACTTTGTTTCAATTTATTTTCAGTTATTTGCATAGATTACcccattttaatgtgatcaaagggggagaattaaagattaagtcaagggggaggctacattttttttgaaaatcatgtACTTAcaattttataactgttatttgtttaaggtttatcctaacttaacttggggttgctcatatcaaaaaaggagcaaattgtaagtaccccgtggtagttttgatgtgatcaaccaagtcaagttaggtactgttatgttttgatgccctgtgtctaaatgtttgggaacttaggagcacaggaagtcgagcgaatgactcagctagcgagaaggacgacatgagagagagtcgacgagATCGGTGCGCCCAAGGGATGAAgtgatgcggaagagtacgctagcggatgagaaggaggcgcacgacgtttctaagggacgagaagccaaagcagaaggttgctcgagaggGTCAAAAAATATGTTCgggtggccgaaatcacccaagcgagcggagtacgctagcggacaagaaggaagcgagCAGCTGTTCTGAGGGATGAAAAGCCAAAGCAGAAGGTTACTCGAGAAAAtcgaaaaatgagttcgggtgagccctattcagaATGGTCGaagtcacccaagcgagcagagccagagtggaagacttAGACCTAAGCGAGCAGAACCAGAGCGAAAGCTCTgaaccaaaaagtcaacaagAGGTTGACTTTTGTGTCTGGGCGCATCGATCACCTGGGCGCCTCACCCAGCGGGGGTTGTGTAGACCCAGTCCTGGCACTCGGAACCCTTCCTGGTTCCCTGACCAAAAATATTATCGAAGCACGTGCTGTCACAATCCAATTCAatgaggataaaattctatctacGTCCAAGCGCTTGGAACCCTTTCAGGCAGCCTGATTAGGACTATAAATATAGTCCTGATCCTAGTAGTTGAAGAACATGACTTGTAAACAATTTCTTTGTCTGTTCCACTATTGCTTGAGTTGTCAaagctgtaagaggcttctccacctgaatgaGACTTTGATAGTGTGCTCtaattgccttggattaataatcctctgattgcaaatcaagtaattcCTTTTGTGCCTCTGTCTTTAGTTTACTTACTATTTCTTTTTATGTAAGTGTCAGTTTTAATAAATCTGTAAAATTTGAGGAAGGTTCATTTTTATTTGCAGGGCTATCAccctcttctagccggccgccaggGGTCCAGCATTTACCACTTGCTATAGTATAATATCTAAtatgtataggcatgagcctatgTATATAACCATATAGTATGGTATAAATGCTCGAGCATCTGTCCACAACTACACTATGGTCTGGAAATATCCTACATGTATAGCCAACCTAAGAAGGAATAATAATTTAGACTGCATAGATATCAAAATATATCAAAATACAAAATCAAGTAATAAAAGGTCAAGCTCAAGAAGTaacatagagtagatatcaaagtacaAACAACTACTACACAAGCAATGTAAATAATAGAGTCATGCACTAGCAAGCAAGAACTACCCACCTCAAATGTAGCTCATGCTATATAACTCTCACGTTGAGATGCTCATCTCAATCAGAGTCCTGTATTGaaatgtacaatttagctaaccaCATATGCAACGATTAGTTAAACTAAATCCTAACCTAATTAGGAAAAATCTTAATTGAACTATCATTAATTAATCCCTAATTAATGATTAGCTTCAATTAATCCCAATTCCTTGATTAAATTTGATCTAACTCATCTATAACCCTAATATAATCCATCCAAATGATTAAATTTAGAAATCCTATTTGAATCAATCTACCTATTAATTAACTCAAATTGATTAATAACCACTTAATTAAACCTAGGTTTAATCAATCAATGAATCTAACTCCTTCATAATATTCCTCAAATCTGATTGTAACATAAACAAAACTGAATGAATAGAACTAATAGGGTAAAGAAATATATTACCCTACGGCTTCTCTTCTGGTAGTATACTGTAATAGTGTAGGTGATGGAGGGCTGACAGCTACAACTAATTAGACCAAATGACACCTACCGAGGTAGGGGCATATCACGACGGTTGTCGTGGCTGCTAAGAGTCGAGGCATGTCGCACCACTGTGGTGGCTAGGGAAGTGGCATTGCTAGGCTAGCCTCACACGATGTGACGAAGCAACGATGAAGAGGGGAGATAGATCTGTGGTTGTTCATAGGCAGTTGGTCAATCACTGGTGGTGGCAGTGGGAATTGGTCGGTGATGTCATGCTGCCAGAGATGGGATTAGGAGATGGTGATTGGGTTAGGCTCGGATGAAGAGGCGATAACAGTTCTCACCCGGCCGATGGCGTCATCGTCCTGGCCTCACACGAAGGGCAACGTCAGCTCGGAGAGAAATGAATTGGCGAcagcgaagagaagaaggagagtgATCGAGAGAGATAATATATACATATAGCTTATATTCCAATCAATTccctgttgggatatgcccgatgtgggtgcgtgctagaacacgttttgtaaacatgtgcagtgaaaaataaaataataataatttctaattattacatcacacataccacacacatacaaggatacaacatgccaaaaatgatcgcataattaaaattttatgggaagtaaatttacgctatgTATATCTTAAagatgacctataacgagaagggcatcaactgtAGTGATGTTGTCGAatctcacctctattcgtatctaCTCAAACcttctcaagacaactccttgagtacaagtttcttcttcagaagttactagccataagcgaagaagagagatcaagaggaaaaagaagagaaactcacaagggagagtttttctccattatggtggtcacggcaacaagTAGGGGCGGATGTACCGGGGGGCGACGTCGGCGGTCAACCGCCCCCCCTTGCCGGcagaacaaaaaaaaattgggGCGGTAAGAAACTCTTCACATGCACTCGCAGCAGCAGGAGAAAAAACACAAGCCGATGAGCGGTAAGTGgagaaaacgaagagacgaagACCGGTTCATTTTTTTAATTGTGAACCACGTTGACACGTTTCCATATATAaaggtttattttttatatttttatttatctctcCTCCGTTTTTGGTTTCCACCGCTCACAAAACTTTGTGATCTTGCCCTTTGTTTTTTCTCTCTGTCGAGCGCCGACCAAAGCGGCAAAGCCCTACGTCCAAAGGTTTTTTTCTCTCTACCGAGCGTCGACCAAAGTGGCAAAGCCTTGCGTCCAAAGGTTTTTTTTCTCTCTGCCGAGTGCCGATCAAAGCGGCAAAGCGCCAAAGCCCAAAGGTGAAGTCTTCAACCTTTAGGTAACTGAGGTAAGtgggttttattttattttatttttttaataattatttgatTGTTTCTTGATTACAATGTATGATACAATtaacaattaaaaattttgattgtttaaatgtttagttgcttttgtatatttgattgttggataattgaaaatttagattttgtatatTTAATGGTTggataatttgtaatttagtttttgtataaactccgaatatgtaattagttttttattagttgttagttaattgtaatttgtgaatattaataattatgctaaattaattttatttttttaaaagaattgtgtGACgaatgatgttaaataatttaattgtgtTATTGTTGAATTGTTCACATTACTTTATGTTGATAATTTTTCCCCATACATTATAATTTGTAGAAAATGTtgaaatattttgcaaagagGCTTAGGAGTTCAATTAAATCGTCTATTGTTCCGGATGAAGAGTCTACTCCTGcaccacaaccaccaccacctcctcctcctcctgcgtaaattttatttgaaaatattgaaaatctgagTAGTGAAGTAGAAATTGTTGCTGATCCTGGTTTAtgaaaattgattgaagagtatgATGTTGGTGCTAGAGATCGTACTCGAAAAGAATATGTTGCTATAGGCCCTTGTCAACCTCGAGGCCATAATTTCCCAAGAAAAAAATGGGTAAAGACAATAGATGTTTCAGAGAGGTTTGGTTTAAAGACCGTGATTGGTTGGAGTATAGTGTTTCAAAGGATGCAACCTTTTGTTTCTGGTGTTATCTTTTTAGACCTAGTAATATAGGGTTTGGAGGAGATGATGTGTTTACGAGATCTGGTTTCATAAATTGGAAATAAGCAATTGAAAAATTCAATGAGCATGTAGGTGGAGTTGATAGTGCACACAATGAGGCAAGAATACAGTTTGAGGGtttcaagaatcaaagacaaagtGTGGAGTATTCATTTTCATCGGGGAAGCATGAGCTTGAAGTTGCTTATCGCAAACGCTTGACttccattttaaaagtaattcaatTTTTGTTGTTACAAGGATTGCCTTTTCGGGGACATGATGAGTCTTTGACATCATCCAATAGAGGAATTTTTTTAGAATTGCTCAAATGGTATAGCTCAAAGTGCCCAGAAGTTGTGGCAGTTGTTGGAATGAATGCACCtggaaataatcaaatgattgcccCAAAAATTCTAAAGCAACTAGTGAATGCTTGTGCAGTTGAGACCACAAATGCTATTCTAGCTGATCTTGGAGATAGGTGGTTCACTTTACTACTTGATGAGGCTCATGATTGTTCAGTGAAAGAGCAAATGATAGTTGTTATTAGATATGCGAACAAACATGGAGAGGTGATTGAACGATTTATGGTTGTAGTTCATGTTGCAATAACTACAGCTGCTTGTTTGAAGGAGGCAATCGACTCTTTATTTGCTAAGTATGGTTTGTCAGTGGCGAGATTGAGgggtcaaggatatgatggtgcttCAAATATGTCTGGAGAATTTAATGGCTTAAAGTCATTGATAATGAAAGAAAATCCGTATGCATTgtatgttcattgttttgctTATCAACTCCAGCTAGTGGTTGTAGCTATTGCTCAAGCAAATCAATATATTTGTGATTTCATGTGGATTGTTGGTTCGATTGTGAACACACCTGCATCATCTTGCAAAAAGGGCCGACAAACTTCGATAACTTTAACATGATAGAAAAGTTAAACTTCTTGAAAGAGGAGAGATTAGTTTTGGTAGAGGACTAAACCAAGAAGCTAGTCTAGCTAGACCTGGAGATACACGATGGGGGTCTCATCATTCAACTTTATGTCATATTGAACAAATGTGGCCATCTGTTATAGAGGTTCTTCAAAATTTGATTGATGATGGTGATTGTTCTTCTAAGGGTTTAAGTAGAACTTTGGTTGAAAGAATGGAGAGGTATGAATTTGTGTTTATTCTACTATTGATGAAACGTATATTGGCAATCACAAATCATTTGTCAATCGTTCTACAAGAGAAAGatcaaaatattgtgaatgtGATGTGTGTTGATCAATAATGTGAAATGCAAATTGCAAAAGTTGAGAGATTCTGGATGGGGTATTTTACTTGAGGATGTGAAGAAGTTTTGTAACACTCATTCcattgaaataaataatatgacaaataacatCAACAGTCGCAGTCGTTTGAAGAGAGAtggaaaaaatattaatttttatcacTACTACCATGTTGAAATCTTTTGTGAGGTAACTTCATAATTATTTTTTTGTTTACCATCAATTAAATTCCTTTAAACAGtaacatatttattaatttttacttttgttgtttgatttttaaattgtAGGTTATCGATATTATTCTACAAGAGATGGATAGTTGTTTCTCTGAAACAACTACAGATTTGTTGATTAATATGTCATGCCTTGATCCTAGGAACTCATTCTCTAGATTTGATGTGCATAAGTTAGTGCGTCTGACTCATTTTTATGAggatgatttttcttggaatgaGCGTATGTTGATTGAATAAGAGCTTGAAACATATATTGACAACGTCAGATTAGATGAACAGTTTGAAGGCATTTCAGATTTGGGagctcttacaaagaaaatgaTTGAAACAATGAAGAACCGTGTGTTTCCATTGGTTTATTGGATGATTGAGCTAGCCTTACTTCTTCAAGTTGCTACTGCAACCGTTGAAAGAGTGTTTTAGGCAATGAATATTGTCAAAACATATTTACGAAATAGGATTGGAGACGAATGGATGAATGATAGTTTGGTAGTTTATATCGAGAAAGATGTTTTTAATACTGTCGACAATGAGCCAATTTTACAACATTTTCAGAACATGGAGTCTCGAAGAATGCAATTGTCACGTATTCGTTAGTAGACtgctttaatattttaatattattgtacaAGTTTTTTTCATAATATTGTACCTTTTTCTCCTATATGccaagttatttaaaaaatacttttttaattACATAGAAGTTATTAACTGTTCAAAAAAAATTCGTCGCACTCAGGTCGTGGCCACCCCTCCATGATTGAATTCCTAGATCCACCACTAGCAACAAGGAGGGGAGCCTCCTTGTTGTTGGCggcgggagagagaggagagggagaggaggattgggcTTCCAAAActtaatcaatcaaataatgaaacttgtatctaattctctcccattacatctatatatattcctctttaatgagttggattagaaaactcaaatccaactcattatcccttaaccaaaaattagcccattaacccttTGGTTTAGTTTACAATTAAACCAAGTTGATTCATGACTAATTTATGATTAAATCAAACATGgtccaactctaccataagagatgtagctcatctgtgcttccattatgacaaatatttttatatttatcttatgtatagaccaaccaaatatttatctcttgatttaagaatcctattctttaatttattttatgtcttttagagactcgttagtgtgtgTAACCCAATAAGCTTCCAGTTTATCTTGGTCatctataattaactacttaattatagaatgatcatgagtggcatctagtagtacatcatgatcctcaattagccaaaaaattataattaatcttagaactaattctaaaccctttagcaactacaATGAGCCGTTCCTTGtttctttcactcgtcttatacccacttggttcaggacatagtCTATGTGTATGTTTCTACTAGActaactatgtcacacctagcccaagtaatacttcctcgttctacagattcaaattactcgtacatgtgtacaagagtcttgtactcttaacatgtgatgctttggccaaagactttgagtaataatcctaacgagtggtcatagagTATACGTCTTctcgcaaggagtggtgaatcatCTGTGGGTCATCCAAACATCTTTGAacattttgacttatacccaatcatcccgggtccacacctcaatgaggtacTTTCTTAAGATGTCAAGGTATAAGTCTCcataaccaagatgacttgtatatctcaagtcgaaggaaacttgcactcggcTGCAGTAATAGCTTcacaaacatatccatatatatagataatcatatgaagtcttatagcgagtcactccaatgaactagttaccataattaGCATCCatatttaactctcgacatcccatccagtgagaaaatagctgcttggcaaaccaaggagtataacccgtgttagtcttacagaattgatgatgtccgaatacatcaattcaacgactagggaaattctaatacgtttataattacacatgtagagataatcactagttgtgatccaatcaaaattcctctcatgctatgaattgtattgtggacattcagtaaatgagtttaagacaatcaaacatataatatgcactcaaatagtgaatctatatttagtaaaaatcataagacgattgccttaggacatccctcaaaatctagcATTCTTAGCTTAAATAGGTATTCTAAAAAGGCTCTCTCCAAACCCAATAGATCTATCCCCTTAAACATATCATACGACTATagtttaaattttgaagaaaaaaaatctacaaaTTTATTTCTTAATTAACCATAATTATTTAATTTCTATTTACTTGTCGTACTTAACAATCACTCAGTAGATGATCAACATAGAAcaattctgacatcaattgacaaatgtcattGTAACACCATTCTGAGAAATGATGTGTTATCTTGATGTTCAATAACTTTAtagtagctgatagttgagaatgaccgAATGAAATTCCTTCTCACACTTCTCtctcactagcctttaacatgtcaTACAGGTTGTTGAACTTTAGGTGTTGGcatttcatctatattggaataattaAATGTATTCATCACgtcatgaaccattgattgcattgcattctCATTAGATGATGATTCCCCTAGAGCAATTGTGTCAACTGAAGAAGCAACCAAAGTTccaatctgataaaacaaataaggctctccgtgacAATATCGGTTGTAGTAATTTGGAGCAAATACTTTTTTACATAGATATACTTTCACAGTGTCCTCATCACGGAAAACTTTATTTCTACATTTAGAATGATTACATGGACAACGTAACTAGACACTATTTATACATTCTAGATGACTTTTTgtaaagttcacaaactctttAACCCCAGCAAAACATTCATCTCGGATAAATCCATTTTTTGATCCGTTGTACATACAATCTTTGTTCATgtaacctccctccatatccgtgggaccggcactaggggggctgctaaggtaacggatctaccttttttgttCATGTATATTGTATCCTAATGAGCATAAAATTTACAACATTAAGA
Coding sequences within it:
- the LOC122013554 gene encoding zinc finger MYM-type protein 1-like, whose product is MKRGDRSVVVHRQLVNHWWWQWELVGDVMLPEMGLGDGGVDSAHNEARIQFEGFKNQRQSVEYSFSSGKHELEVAYRKRLTSILKVIQFLLLQGLPFRGHDESLTSSNRGIFLELLKWYSSKCPEVVAVVGMNAPGNNQMIAPKILKQLVNACAVETTNAILADLGDRWFTLLLDEAHDCSVKEQMIVVIRYANKHGEVIERFMVVVHVAITTAACLKEAIDSLFAKYGLSVARLRGQGYDGASNMSGEFNGLKSLIMKENPYALYVHCFAYQLQLVVVAIAQANQYICDFMWIVGSIVNTPASSCKKGRQTSITLT